The following coding sequences lie in one Euhalothece natronophila Z-M001 genomic window:
- a CDS encoding M16 family metallopeptidase, giving the protein MTSTVLNTPALNIPTIHQLSNGLTIIAEQLPVEAVNLNIWFQVGSSVEPDAINGMAHFLEHMMFKGTPNLKPGEFDRLVEQRGGMMNAATSQDYTHYYITTAPQNFTELAPLQLELVTNPSLPEDEFQREKKVVLEEIRRSDDNTMRRTYARAMETCFQSLPYRRPVLGPAEVISEVTPEQMREFHRQWYHPQNMTVSVVGNLPVETLINTVTEAWEKIAPQCYSPLPTSVSFPAPEKPFSEIVRNSYQDSQLQQARLVMLWRVPGLDNLQETYALDVLAAILGQGKVSRLFRQLREEEKLVSAIAAGNSTQKLQGHFSVSAKLPQENLEQVETAIVEQIKRLQQEEVSSAELNRIQAKVANSYIFGNEKPSDRANLYGYFFSQLGDLNPAFNYPQVIQNLTPEDLQKAAQKYLSPDAYGAVIMSPS; this is encoded by the coding sequence ATGACCTCGACTGTTCTTAATACTCCTGCTCTTAATATTCCCACTATTCATCAACTTAGCAATGGTCTTACGATTATTGCAGAACAACTTCCTGTGGAAGCCGTTAACCTCAATATTTGGTTTCAAGTGGGATCCTCTGTGGAACCAGATGCTATTAATGGGATGGCTCATTTCTTGGAACACATGATGTTTAAGGGAACCCCGAACCTCAAGCCTGGAGAGTTTGATCGGTTGGTAGAACAACGAGGGGGGATGATGAATGCAGCTACTAGCCAAGATTACACCCATTATTACATTACTACTGCCCCTCAAAATTTTACGGAACTTGCCCCCTTACAGTTGGAATTAGTGACAAACCCTAGTCTCCCTGAAGATGAGTTTCAGCGAGAAAAGAAAGTTGTTCTAGAGGAAATCCGTCGCAGTGATGATAATACGATGCGTCGGACTTATGCGCGGGCGATGGAAACCTGTTTTCAGTCTCTTCCCTATCGTCGTCCTGTTTTAGGTCCTGCTGAAGTGATTTCTGAAGTCACTCCTGAACAAATGCGTGAATTTCATCGTCAATGGTATCACCCTCAAAATATGACGGTGAGTGTGGTGGGAAATTTGCCTGTGGAAACCTTAATTAATACAGTTACAGAAGCATGGGAGAAAATTGCGCCTCAATGTTATTCTCCGTTACCAACAAGTGTCTCCTTTCCCGCACCAGAAAAACCTTTTTCTGAGATTGTTCGTAATTCTTATCAAGATTCGCAATTACAGCAAGCGCGACTAGTGATGTTGTGGCGAGTACCCGGGTTAGATAATTTACAAGAAACTTATGCTCTAGATGTGTTAGCGGCTATTTTGGGACAAGGAAAGGTGTCACGATTATTCCGTCAATTACGGGAAGAGGAAAAGTTAGTCAGCGCGATCGCTGCAGGTAATTCTACCCAAAAATTGCAAGGACATTTTTCTGTATCAGCAAAACTTCCTCAGGAAAATTTAGAACAAGTAGAAACAGCCATTGTTGAACAAATTAAACGTCTGCAACAAGAAGAAGTGAGTTCTGCTGAGTTAAACCGCATTCAAGCCAAGGTAGCGAATAGTTATATCTTTGGCAATGAAAAACCCAGCGATCGCGCAAACCTTTATGGTTATTTCTTCTCGCAATTAGGAGACTTGAATCCTGCATTTAATTATCCACAAGTCATTCAAAATCTTACCCCCGAGGATCTCCAAAAAGCCGCCCAAAAATATCTCTCTCCTGATGCTTATGGTGCAGTGATAATGTCACCTAGTTGA
- the typA gene encoding translational GTPase TypA — MTLSIRNVAIIAHVDHGKTTLVDALLQQSGVFREGEEVPTCVMDSNALERERGITILSKNTALRYKDTHINIVDTPGHADFGGEVERVLGMVDGCLLIVDANEGPMPQTRFVLKKALEQGLRPIVVVNKIDRPNVDPDRAIDKVFDLFVDLGADDDQCDFLTLYASGLSGFAKSNVDDEGVNMEPLFEAILDHVPPPAGDETKPLQLQVTTLDYSDYLGRIVIGRVHNGVIKAGQEAALVKEDRTVKTKVSKLMGFEGLQRVEIEQASAGQIVAVAGFSDANIGETITCPTEPQPLPLIKVDEPTLQMTFSINDSPFAGREGKFVTSRQVRDRLYKELETNVALRVEETDSPDKFLVSGRGELHLGILIENMRREGYEFQVSQPQVIYREVNGQLCEPYEYLILDVPEEAVGSCIERLGERKGEMQNMQATEGNRTQAEFTIPARGLIGFRSEFLRLTRGEGLMNHSFLDYRPQVGSLETRRNGVLIAFEEGTATFYALKNAEDRGVFFITPGTKVYKGMIVGENTRPQDLELNVCKAKQLTNMRSSTGEELVQLQAPAEMSLERALEYISSDELVEVTPESIRLRKMSKKLAKQR; from the coding sequence ATGACGCTTTCTATTCGCAACGTCGCTATTATCGCCCACGTTGACCACGGCAAAACCACCCTCGTTGATGCCCTTCTTCAGCAATCTGGGGTCTTCCGAGAAGGAGAGGAAGTTCCTACCTGCGTTATGGACTCTAATGCCCTTGAACGAGAACGAGGCATTACTATCCTCTCCAAAAATACTGCACTACGCTACAAAGATACTCATATTAATATTGTCGATACCCCCGGTCACGCGGACTTTGGGGGGGAAGTGGAACGAGTTTTAGGAATGGTGGATGGCTGCCTCCTCATTGTTGATGCCAATGAAGGGCCAATGCCTCAAACTCGTTTTGTGTTAAAAAAAGCTCTAGAACAGGGCTTACGTCCAATTGTTGTTGTTAATAAAATTGATCGCCCCAATGTTGATCCCGATCGCGCTATAGATAAGGTTTTTGACCTATTTGTGGATCTCGGGGCAGATGATGACCAGTGTGACTTTTTAACCCTTTATGCGTCAGGATTAAGTGGGTTTGCTAAAAGTAATGTGGATGACGAAGGGGTGAACATGGAACCCTTATTTGAGGCAATTTTAGATCATGTTCCCCCACCAGCAGGGGATGAAACGAAACCCTTACAGTTACAGGTAACGACTCTAGATTATTCTGACTATTTAGGGCGCATTGTCATTGGTCGTGTCCATAATGGCGTGATTAAAGCCGGTCAAGAAGCCGCCTTAGTGAAAGAAGATCGCACTGTTAAAACTAAAGTCTCGAAATTAATGGGCTTTGAAGGTTTACAACGGGTGGAAATTGAACAAGCCAGTGCGGGTCAAATTGTTGCCGTAGCAGGGTTTAGTGATGCCAATATTGGGGAAACCATTACTTGTCCTACTGAACCGCAACCGCTTCCTTTAATTAAAGTGGATGAACCCACCTTACAGATGACTTTCTCTATTAATGATTCTCCCTTTGCTGGGCGAGAAGGTAAGTTTGTTACTTCCCGACAAGTGCGCGATCGGCTTTACAAAGAATTAGAAACCAATGTCGCGCTACGAGTGGAAGAAACTGACTCCCCTGACAAGTTCCTAGTATCTGGGCGCGGTGAACTCCATTTAGGAATTTTAATTGAAAATATGCGCCGTGAAGGTTACGAGTTCCAAGTTTCCCAACCACAGGTAATTTATCGGGAAGTCAATGGGCAACTTTGCGAACCCTATGAATACCTCATTCTTGATGTTCCCGAAGAAGCAGTGGGAAGCTGTATTGAACGCCTTGGGGAACGTAAAGGGGAAATGCAGAATATGCAGGCGACCGAAGGAAATCGCACCCAAGCTGAATTTACCATCCCAGCGCGAGGTTTAATTGGCTTCCGTAGTGAGTTTCTGCGCTTAACTCGGGGAGAAGGCTTAATGAACCACAGCTTCTTAGACTATCGCCCACAAGTGGGGAGTTTGGAAACCCGTCGTAATGGTGTACTAATTGCCTTTGAAGAGGGAACAGCCACCTTCTATGCCCTAAAAAATGCTGAAGATCGTGGGGTTTTCTTTATTACCCCCGGAACTAAGGTTTATAAGGGGATGATTGTGGGAGAAAATACTCGCCCTCAAGACTTAGAACTAAATGTCTGCAAGGCAAAACAGCTTACGAATATGCGTTCTTCTACAGGGGAAGAATTAGTCCAATTACAAGCCCCAGCAGAAATGAGTTTAGAACGAGCATTAGAATATATTAGTTCTGATGAGTTAGTGGAGGTTACCCCAGAGTCGATTCGCTTGCGGAAAATGTCTAAAAAGTTGGCGAAACAGCGTTAA
- a CDS encoding thioredoxin domain-containing protein: protein MTNRLAQTESLYLRKHAENPIDWWYWCPEALEKAAAEDKPIFLSVGYSSCHWCTVMEGEAFSDSAIAQYMNENFLPIKVDREERPDLDSIYMQALQMMTGQGGWPLNIFLTPDDRVPFYGGTYFPIEPRFGRPGFLEILKAVRRFYDQEKEKLNNFKSEVMGLLERSASLPTSDTPLNKDLLFQGIETGVGITSNRGTAPSFPMIPYAELALRGTRFSYDSRYDAQEITHQRGVDLALGGIYDHVGGGFHRYTVDATWTVPHFEKMLYDNGQIVEYLANLWSSGVKEPAFATAIEETVKWLEREMTAPEGYFYASQDADSFTTPNADEPEEGAFYVWSYRELETLLSAEELQALQSEFTVTAEGNFEGSNVLQRKELGNLSETAKNALEKLFQARYGQASTEISTFPPAENNSQAKQENWQGRIPPVTDTKMITAWNSLMISGLARAYAVFGNENYWHCAVKAAKFIWENQWVEGRFYRLNYNGKATVPAQSEDYALFIKALLDLYSCHPEQTEWLDHATQLQAEFDQYLWSSEEGGYFNTAKDSSSELIIRERTYIDNATPAANGVAVTNLVRLFLLKEQLDYLSSAEQTLQAFSSIMEKSPQACPGLFSGLDWYLHSALVRSTPEQLQALIPQYFPTCAYEVATALPPDAVALVCQGLSCLEAAMTQEQLMSQVKEITISH from the coding sequence ATGACCAACCGTCTCGCTCAAACCGAAAGCCTCTACCTGCGGAAACACGCGGAAAACCCTATTGATTGGTGGTATTGGTGTCCCGAAGCCCTAGAAAAAGCAGCAGCCGAAGATAAACCGATATTCCTCTCTGTGGGGTATTCTAGTTGCCACTGGTGTACAGTCATGGAGGGAGAAGCCTTCTCTGATAGCGCGATCGCGCAGTATATGAATGAGAACTTTCTTCCCATTAAAGTCGATCGCGAAGAACGCCCCGACCTTGATAGCATCTATATGCAGGCGTTACAGATGATGACCGGACAAGGTGGTTGGCCCCTGAATATTTTCCTCACACCAGACGATCGCGTTCCCTTTTATGGTGGCACATATTTCCCCATTGAACCCCGTTTTGGTCGCCCTGGTTTCCTAGAAATCCTGAAAGCCGTGCGGCGATTTTATGACCAAGAAAAAGAAAAACTAAATAACTTCAAAAGTGAGGTCATGGGGTTATTAGAACGATCCGCAAGTCTTCCCACCTCTGATACTCCTCTTAATAAAGATTTATTATTCCAAGGCATCGAAACAGGCGTTGGCATTACCAGTAATCGCGGAACTGCCCCTAGTTTTCCCATGATTCCCTATGCAGAATTAGCCCTGCGTGGAACCCGTTTTAGTTATGACTCGCGCTACGATGCACAAGAAATTACCCACCAACGAGGAGTGGATTTAGCCCTTGGGGGCATTTATGATCATGTCGGCGGTGGCTTCCACCGTTACACAGTTGATGCGACTTGGACAGTTCCCCACTTTGAAAAGATGCTCTATGATAATGGACAAATTGTCGAGTATCTTGCTAACTTGTGGAGTTCTGGCGTTAAAGAACCAGCCTTTGCCACTGCCATTGAGGAAACAGTGAAATGGCTAGAACGGGAAATGACCGCCCCAGAGGGATATTTCTACGCTTCCCAAGACGCAGATAGCTTTACCACTCCTAATGCAGATGAACCAGAAGAAGGGGCATTTTATGTTTGGTCGTATCGGGAATTAGAAACCCTGCTTAGTGCAGAAGAATTACAAGCCCTTCAATCTGAATTTACCGTTACCGCAGAAGGAAATTTTGAAGGTAGTAATGTTCTACAACGCAAGGAACTAGGAAACCTCTCTGAAACCGCTAAAAATGCCTTAGAAAAGTTATTTCAAGCCCGCTATGGTCAGGCTTCTACCGAAATCAGCACCTTTCCCCCAGCCGAAAATAACAGCCAAGCCAAGCAAGAAAACTGGCAAGGGCGTATTCCCCCTGTCACTGATACCAAGATGATCACCGCTTGGAATAGCTTAATGATTTCTGGGTTAGCAAGGGCTTATGCTGTCTTTGGCAACGAAAATTACTGGCATTGTGCCGTTAAAGCGGCTAAGTTTATCTGGGAGAATCAATGGGTAGAAGGACGGTTTTATCGTCTCAACTATAACGGAAAAGCCACTGTTCCTGCCCAATCAGAAGATTATGCCCTCTTTATTAAAGCCCTTCTTGATCTTTATTCCTGTCATCCTGAACAAACAGAATGGTTAGATCACGCTACCCAACTCCAAGCCGAATTTGATCAATATTTGTGGAGTTCCGAAGAAGGAGGCTATTTCAACACCGCTAAAGATAGTAGTAGTGAATTAATTATTCGGGAACGCACCTATATAGATAATGCCACTCCTGCAGCGAATGGGGTTGCTGTTACCAATTTAGTGCGTTTATTTCTCCTCAAAGAACAACTAGACTATCTCAGTAGCGCCGAACAAACTCTGCAAGCCTTTAGTAGTATTATGGAGAAATCTCCCCAAGCCTGTCCGGGATTATTTTCTGGTTTGGATTGGTATCTGCACAGTGCCTTAGTTCGTTCTACTCCAGAACAATTACAAGCATTAATTCCCCAGTATTTTCCCACTTGTGCTTATGAAGTAGCAACGGCGCTACCCCCTGATGCAGTTGCTTTAGTTTGTCAGGGATTAAGCTGTTTAGAAGCAGCAATGACTCAAGAACAACTCATGTCTCAAGTTAAAGAAATAACAATTAGTCATTAG
- a CDS encoding cation:proton antiporter produces MLDFLPDGPLIEFTILLLVSLTIPPIFERLRLPGLVGLLVAGIILGDNGLQLLSPDSETIDLLSDVGKIYLMFVAGLEIDLAEFRKTKNRSMGFGFATFAFPIITGTLVGQLFGFDWVASVLIGSLIASHTLLGFPIVNRLGISSNEPITVTVGATIFTDIAALLVLAICIAIDAGEFSPLMLALQLGALALYAVLILFGVDWAGKAYFRRTGDEESNQFLFVLLVLFLAAVGAQLINVDQIVGAFLVGLAVNDVVGHSPVEEKVEFVGSTLFIPFFFVGMGLLLDVPVFIETVTQNFAFPLIMIGGLFVSKFLASYISKLLYGYSWDETLTMWSLSLPQVAATLAAALAGVNAGIIPQEVFNTVIVLMLVTSIIGPTLTERFGRNLPLTTTGLETGGDWQWWEQVEASSEKEHTPNLEQRQAQEFTVVVPIYNPLTERYLIEMAALLANHEAGKIVPLVITKAHVHMDEPDLSISLRESEQLLEKAAAYSQEFKVKATPLLRIDDDIAEGITRTAREQDSSLILMGWSESVTGLRSRLFGSLIDNVIWSSHCPVVITRLLDEPINLHRILVPVKNLSVTAVRAIRFAQLFADTHQASVTYLHVCDPRTDKEQIQIFEQEIRQVLEQPELNVSYRIKTVPHDKTAKVLLRASRSFDLIVLRSLRRRTAGGLAVSDVTTEVMDSLACSFILFGEPHS; encoded by the coding sequence TTGCTTGACTTTCTTCCTGATGGCCCACTGATTGAGTTTACCATTCTTCTCCTAGTCAGTTTAACCATCCCTCCTATATTTGAGCGATTACGGCTTCCCGGTTTAGTTGGGTTATTAGTAGCTGGAATTATTCTTGGTGACAATGGTTTACAACTTCTGAGTCCAGATAGCGAAACCATTGATCTCCTCTCAGATGTGGGTAAAATCTACCTCATGTTTGTGGCAGGTTTAGAAATTGACCTCGCTGAGTTTCGGAAAACCAAAAATCGCTCCATGGGGTTTGGATTTGCTACCTTTGCCTTTCCAATCATTACAGGAACTTTAGTTGGTCAATTGTTTGGCTTTGATTGGGTAGCTTCTGTTCTCATTGGTTCGCTAATTGCGTCTCATACCTTACTAGGATTTCCAATTGTCAATCGCTTAGGGATTAGTAGTAATGAGCCAATTACTGTTACTGTGGGAGCCACCATTTTTACCGATATTGCCGCCTTATTGGTTTTAGCGATTTGCATTGCCATTGATGCGGGAGAATTTAGTCCTTTGATGCTAGCTTTACAGTTAGGAGCTTTAGCCTTATATGCGGTATTAATTTTATTTGGTGTAGATTGGGCTGGGAAAGCCTATTTTCGGCGCACTGGGGATGAAGAAAGTAACCAGTTTCTATTTGTTTTATTAGTTTTATTTTTGGCTGCAGTGGGAGCGCAGCTGATCAATGTGGATCAAATTGTTGGGGCCTTTTTAGTCGGACTAGCAGTTAATGATGTGGTGGGACATAGTCCGGTGGAAGAAAAAGTGGAATTTGTGGGTAGTACATTATTTATTCCCTTCTTTTTTGTAGGGATGGGGTTGTTATTAGATGTTCCTGTTTTTATTGAAACTGTTACCCAGAACTTTGCTTTTCCTCTTATTATGATTGGGGGATTATTCGTCTCCAAGTTTTTAGCAAGTTATATTTCTAAGTTACTCTATGGTTATTCTTGGGATGAAACCTTGACGATGTGGTCGTTGTCTCTTCCTCAAGTGGCAGCCACCTTAGCAGCAGCTTTAGCTGGAGTCAATGCTGGTATTATTCCTCAAGAGGTTTTTAATACGGTGATTGTCTTAATGTTAGTGACCTCAATTATAGGGCCCACTTTAACAGAACGATTTGGTCGGAATTTGCCTTTAACCACTACCGGATTAGAAACAGGGGGGGATTGGCAATGGTGGGAACAGGTGGAAGCCTCATCAGAAAAAGAACATACGCCAAACTTAGAACAGCGACAGGCGCAAGAATTTACTGTCGTAGTTCCCATTTACAATCCCCTCACAGAAAGATATTTAATTGAAATGGCGGCGTTATTAGCCAATCATGAGGCAGGGAAAATTGTTCCTTTGGTGATTACTAAAGCCCATGTTCACATGGATGAGCCTGATTTATCGATTTCTTTACGAGAATCGGAACAATTACTGGAAAAGGCAGCAGCCTATAGTCAAGAGTTTAAGGTTAAAGCGACTCCTTTACTACGTATTGATGATGATATTGCAGAAGGGATTACTCGCACCGCGAGAGAACAAGATTCCAGTTTAATCCTTATGGGCTGGAGTGAGTCGGTAACAGGACTGCGATCGCGCTTATTTGGCAGTTTAATTGATAATGTAATTTGGTCTTCTCATTGTCCTGTAGTGATCACACGGCTACTGGATGAACCGATAAATCTTCATCGGATTCTTGTTCCTGTTAAAAATCTTAGTGTCACCGCTGTTAGGGCGATTCGGTTTGCTCAGTTATTTGCTGATACCCATCAAGCTTCAGTTACTTATCTTCATGTTTGTGATCCCAGAACAGATAAGGAACAAATTCAAATCTTTGAACAAGAAATTAGACAAGTATTAGAGCAACCAGAGCTAAACGTATCCTATCGGATTAAAACTGTCCCTCATGATAAAACCGCAAAAGTTCTTTTAAGAGCTTCTCGCTCATTTGATTTGATTGTGTTACGCTCATTGCGTCGTCGCACGGCGGGAGGATTAGCCGTTAGTGATGTGACTACTGAGGTCATGGATTCTTTAGCCTGTTCTTTCATCTTGTTTGGCGAACCTCACTCATAA
- the rsmA gene encoding 16S rRNA (adenine(1518)-N(6)/adenine(1519)-N(6))-dimethyltransferase RsmA produces the protein MKPRKQFAQHWLKSQEALQTIIEAAALKANDEVLEIGPGTGILTRQLISRVKQVTAVEVDRALFDKLQQKFHQQENLILIQGDILHLDLSSFVTPLPNKVVANIPYNITGPILEKLLGSISHPSGQYERIILLVQKEIAERLCAKAGSKTFGALSVRGQYLAHCELISIVPAKAFSPPPKVDSAIISLIPRPFPLTVNSPELLEKLVKLGFANRRKMLRNNLKSIISPQQLQAILEQLEINPLARAEDISVSNWVKLCNQLG, from the coding sequence ATGAAACCTCGGAAACAGTTTGCTCAACATTGGCTAAAAAGTCAAGAGGCGCTTCAAACGATTATTGAGGCGGCGGCACTGAAAGCCAATGATGAGGTTTTAGAAATTGGTCCGGGAACAGGGATTTTAACCCGTCAACTGATTAGTCGAGTCAAACAAGTGACTGCGGTAGAGGTCGATCGCGCTCTTTTTGACAAACTCCAACAGAAGTTTCATCAACAAGAGAATTTAATCCTCATTCAAGGGGACATTTTACACTTAGATTTGTCCTCTTTCGTGACTCCTTTACCGAATAAAGTCGTTGCCAATATTCCTTACAATATCACTGGCCCCATTTTAGAAAAACTCCTCGGATCAATTTCTCATCCCTCTGGGCAATATGAGAGAATTATTTTACTGGTGCAGAAAGAGATTGCAGAACGTCTTTGTGCCAAAGCTGGTTCAAAAACCTTTGGGGCATTATCCGTGCGGGGTCAATATTTAGCCCATTGTGAATTGATCTCCATTGTGCCAGCAAAAGCCTTTTCTCCACCGCCGAAAGTTGATTCTGCGATTATTTCCTTGATTCCCCGTCCGTTTCCCCTAACCGTCAATTCCCCAGAATTATTAGAAAAGTTAGTCAAACTTGGATTTGCTAATCGTCGCAAAATGTTACGGAATAATTTGAAAAGTATTATCTCACCACAACAATTACAAGCAATTCTGGAACAATTAGAAATAAATCCCCTCGCACGTGCTGAGGACATCAGTGTGTCAAACTGGGTTAAACTGTGTAATCAATTGGGTTAA